The following are encoded together in the Gemmatimonadaceae bacterium genome:
- the selB gene encoding selenocysteine-specific translation elongation factor, translating to MIIGTAGHIDHGKTTLVRALTGVDTDRLPEEKRRGITIELGFAPLVLDGIGTVGVVDVPGHEAFVRTMLAGAAGIDVGLLVVAADDGVRPQTREHIAILELLDLRGGVVALTKCDLVDADWIDLVEEDLRVSARGTAFEGAPVVRVQPGDDAALTALRSALADAVRAAAPRDPDDLFRLPVDRVFSVRGTGTVVTGTAWSGSLARDAEVRILPSGRVARVRGIQNHGVPGDRAYPGQRTAIALAGVDVADLHRGDVLVADAAWEPTLALRADATLLAVAPRSLGPRTAVRFHLGTTEVGARVVSAGGALAPGETRPVRLVLDAPVVARGGDRFVLRTASPLATIGGGVVTDAQAPRRGKPFDAAKVDVAARLRWLLREAGPRGVPAGSLRVRLGGGAGDIERAIAGAAAVSAPRSERLVASHAVDADGRRLLGFLDAYHLAHPLAPGASLQELRTRLLVPAEFVELLVRRGTEAGEIETEGGEVRRRGWRPSLAPAQQVTLTNILSRLAVQGWEPASVEELTVEFGPGTEEMLRIAAGQQLVVQVEANRYYATAPLNQILDKVSAAFAGGRDIAPSELRQTLGLSRKYVIPLLEYCDRSGLTMRRGEGRVWIGREPGA from the coding sequence ATGATCATCGGCACGGCTGGGCACATCGACCACGGCAAGACCACGCTCGTGCGCGCCCTCACCGGCGTCGACACCGATCGGCTGCCGGAAGAGAAACGGCGCGGCATCACCATCGAACTCGGGTTCGCGCCCCTGGTGCTGGACGGCATCGGCACCGTCGGAGTGGTGGACGTGCCCGGGCACGAGGCGTTCGTGCGTACCATGCTCGCCGGCGCCGCTGGCATCGACGTTGGGCTTCTCGTCGTGGCGGCCGATGACGGCGTGCGTCCGCAAACGCGCGAGCACATCGCGATCCTCGAGCTGCTCGACCTACGGGGCGGTGTCGTGGCGCTCACCAAGTGCGACCTGGTGGATGCCGACTGGATCGATCTCGTGGAGGAAGACCTTCGCGTGTCGGCGCGCGGCACCGCGTTCGAGGGTGCGCCGGTCGTGCGCGTACAACCGGGGGACGACGCGGCCCTTACGGCGCTGCGATCGGCCCTCGCGGACGCGGTGCGTGCCGCCGCACCCCGGGACCCCGACGATCTCTTCCGGCTGCCCGTGGACCGCGTCTTCAGCGTACGCGGCACGGGCACCGTGGTTACGGGCACGGCATGGAGCGGATCGCTGGCGCGCGATGCGGAGGTGCGCATCCTCCCCTCCGGCCGCGTGGCTCGCGTGCGGGGCATCCAGAACCACGGGGTGCCGGGCGACCGCGCGTACCCCGGCCAGCGCACGGCGATCGCGCTCGCGGGGGTGGATGTGGCCGACCTTCACCGCGGCGATGTCCTCGTGGCCGATGCGGCGTGGGAGCCCACGCTCGCCCTGCGTGCCGACGCCACGCTCCTCGCCGTCGCTCCTCGATCGCTCGGGCCACGAACGGCCGTGCGATTTCACCTCGGCACGACGGAGGTCGGGGCGCGGGTGGTCTCTGCCGGCGGCGCCCTGGCACCCGGAGAGACGCGTCCCGTGCGCCTCGTGCTCGATGCGCCAGTCGTGGCCAGGGGGGGCGACCGGTTCGTGCTACGAACGGCATCGCCGCTGGCTACGATCGGTGGCGGCGTCGTGACCGACGCGCAGGCCCCTCGCCGCGGAAAGCCATTCGACGCCGCGAAGGTGGACGTGGCGGCGCGCCTGCGCTGGTTGCTGCGCGAAGCCGGTCCGCGAGGCGTGCCCGCGGGATCGCTTCGGGTACGCCTAGGGGGTGGTGCCGGCGACATCGAACGGGCGATTGCCGGTGCTGCGGCGGTCAGCGCGCCACGGAGCGAAAGGCTCGTGGCGTCCCATGCGGTGGACGCTGACGGGAGGCGGCTGCTTGGGTTTCTGGACGCGTACCACCTGGCGCATCCGCTCGCTCCCGGCGCATCGCTCCAGGAGCTTCGGACGAGGCTGCTGGTGCCCGCCGAGTTCGTCGAACTGCTTGTCCGGCGGGGGACCGAAGCTGGCGAGATCGAGACCGAGGGCGGCGAGGTCCGTCGGCGGGGGTGGCGCCCCTCGCTCGCGCCGGCTCAGCAGGTAACGCTGACCAATATCCTTAGCCGGCTCGCGGTGCAGGGTTGGGAACCGGCCTCGGTGGAGGAATTGACGGTCGAGTTCGGACCTGGGACCGAGGAGATGCTGCGCATTGCGGCCGGACAACAGCTTGTGGTCCAAGTCGAAGCAAATAGGTACTATGCGACTGCACCATTAAACCAGATTCTGGACAAGGTCAGCGCCGCCTTTGCAGGGGGGCGCGACATTGCGCCCAGCGAGTTGCGTCAGACCTTGGGGCTGAGCCGCAAGTACGTGATCCCGCTGTTGGAATACTGCGACCGATCGGGGCTCACGATGAGGCGCGGGGAGGGGCGGGTGTGGATCGGGCGAGAGCCAGGAGCGTAA
- the recO gene encoding DNA repair protein RecO, whose product MPDYLSGMPLLVSDAIVLHAFDYLESSRILRLATREGGVRSALAKGARRSQRRFGTALDLFAQGSAQLSTKAGRDLDTLTGFDVVGSRAGLAEDLGRFAGASVIAELVLHFSTEHADPALFDAIAGALDAIATAASDRALDATLGGAWRVIAALGFTPALVACAECHAPLDDEATAMFSHASGGVLCARCARLASGGRRMPPEARMALRAWTEGGDAEPLAAAPARAHQRLLREFLLHHVVDGRPLRAFELWEQGDWSGA is encoded by the coding sequence ATGCCGGATTATCTTTCCGGCATGCCACTCCTGGTGAGCGACGCCATCGTGCTGCACGCGTTCGACTATCTCGAATCGTCGCGCATTCTACGGCTCGCCACGCGAGAGGGTGGCGTTCGGTCGGCGCTTGCCAAGGGAGCCCGACGCTCCCAGCGCCGGTTCGGCACCGCCCTGGACCTGTTCGCGCAGGGCAGCGCGCAGCTCTCCACCAAGGCCGGCCGGGACCTCGACACACTCACCGGCTTCGACGTGGTGGGGTCGCGCGCCGGGTTGGCGGAGGACCTGGGCCGGTTTGCCGGGGCGTCGGTGATTGCCGAGTTGGTGTTGCACTTCTCCACCGAGCACGCCGATCCCGCGCTGTTCGACGCCATTGCCGGTGCGCTCGACGCCATCGCCACGGCGGCGTCCGACCGGGCCCTCGATGCCACCCTCGGTGGCGCCTGGCGCGTGATCGCGGCTCTTGGCTTCACCCCGGCGCTCGTCGCCTGCGCCGAGTGCCACGCGCCGCTGGACGACGAGGCCACGGCAATGTTCAGCCACGCCTCGGGTGGAGTCCTCTGCGCGCGGTGCGCGCGACTCGCTTCCGGGGGGCGCCGCATGCCGCCGGAGGCGCGCATGGCCCTCCGCGCATGGACCGAGGGCGGCGATGCCGAACCGCTCGCTGCGGCACCGGCGCGTGCCCACCAACGCCTGCTGCGCGAATTCCTGCTGCACCACGTGGTCGATGGGCGCCCGTTGCGCGCGTTCGAACTGTGGGAGCAGGGAGATTGGAGCGGCGCATGA
- a CDS encoding TonB-dependent receptor, producing the protein MTRIRSFLAPFVAALATPGLLRAQAQDTARVTPMVTTATRMPVAERDVPASVTVITGAQLRALGIMSVADALLGTPSAAIMQTGSFGGATSLFLRGGQSDYVKVLIDGVPVNDPGGAIDLSTLTTDNVDRIEILRGPASVLYGADAVSGVVQIFTRGGYTPRRVSVEARGGTYHSGDASVSLRGGIPLTGGATAGYSLAVARHQTDGVYAFNNRFAETVVSGAANLDPDPDDSIHLTLRYSDSRYHYPTNSAGELLDSNTYDSGDRTVLGATYGRAFSRAAALIVSLTSDETTGGTTQYPDALDDNLYLSLDNIRRRSADARVNLRDPQGRGVLTLGATATADDEQSQMQGAFGASPYSSTFAASRRTNAAYVQALWTAVPRLTVVAGARVDDNRDFGAFGTYRAGVNYITASGTRLRASVGTAFRAPTFYENFSTGYVTGNPSLRPEHAGAWEAGVEQPVLAGRLTLGVTAFSQVFRDMIDYTGGTTACGSSYCNVARARAAGVEYEVVVAPVHFLSATFGFTHLDTRVLSAGFDTTTGGLYHLGQPLIRRPATSWNAALSAVSASHGSVDVQFAYVGRRADRDFRPYPAVAVTMPAYLRVDLGASYPVTPLPGDRGTTLTLRVQNLTGARYQSVFNFLAPGRTILAGFRVML; encoded by the coding sequence ATGACCCGAATTCGTTCATTCCTCGCGCCGTTCGTCGCCGCGCTGGCCACCCCCGGGCTGCTCCGGGCGCAGGCGCAGGACACGGCCCGCGTGACGCCCATGGTCACCACCGCCACGCGTATGCCCGTAGCCGAACGTGACGTGCCGGCATCCGTCACGGTCATCACCGGCGCGCAGCTGCGGGCGCTCGGGATCATGTCGGTGGCCGACGCGCTGCTCGGCACGCCGAGCGCGGCCATCATGCAGACCGGCTCGTTCGGCGGCGCCACCTCGCTCTTTCTGCGCGGCGGCCAGAGCGACTACGTCAAAGTGCTCATCGACGGCGTGCCGGTCAACGATCCCGGCGGTGCGATCGACCTGAGCACGCTCACGACCGACAACGTCGACCGCATTGAGATCCTCCGCGGGCCCGCCAGCGTGCTGTATGGCGCCGACGCCGTGAGCGGCGTGGTGCAGATCTTCACTCGTGGCGGCTATACCCCTCGGCGGGTCAGCGTCGAGGCACGGGGGGGAACGTACCACAGCGGTGACGCGTCGGTGTCGTTGCGGGGCGGCATCCCGCTCACGGGCGGCGCCACGGCGGGGTATTCCCTCGCCGTCGCGCGCCACCAGACAGATGGCGTATACGCGTTCAATAATCGGTTCGCCGAGACCGTGGTGAGCGGAGCCGCCAACCTCGATCCCGATCCGGACGACAGCATTCACCTCACGCTCCGCTATTCCGATTCTCGCTACCATTACCCTACGAACAGCGCCGGCGAACTGCTGGACAGCAACACGTACGACTCCGGTGATCGGACGGTGCTCGGCGCCACGTACGGACGCGCCTTCTCGCGCGCGGCCGCGCTCATCGTGAGCCTCACGTCGGACGAGACCACGGGCGGTACAACCCAATACCCCGACGCGCTCGACGACAATCTGTACCTGTCGCTCGACAACATCCGGCGCCGGAGCGCCGACGCGCGGGTGAATCTGCGCGACCCGCAGGGGCGTGGCGTGCTCACCCTCGGCGCCACGGCAACGGCCGACGACGAACAATCGCAGATGCAGGGCGCGTTCGGCGCTTCGCCCTACTCGTCCACGTTCGCGGCCTCTCGCCGCACCAACGCGGCGTACGTCCAGGCGCTCTGGACCGCCGTGCCGCGCCTCACCGTCGTGGCCGGTGCGCGCGTGGACGACAATCGGGACTTCGGCGCCTTCGGCACGTACCGCGCCGGGGTCAACTACATCACCGCGTCGGGTACGCGACTGCGCGCGAGCGTGGGCACAGCTTTCCGCGCACCAACGTTCTACGAAAACTTCTCCACCGGCTATGTGACAGGGAATCCGTCGCTCCGGCCCGAGCACGCCGGGGCCTGGGAGGCCGGCGTGGAACAACCCGTGCTGGCTGGACGCCTCACGCTCGGCGTGACCGCATTCTCGCAGGTCTTCCGCGACATGATCGACTACACAGGAGGTACCACCGCCTGCGGGTCCAGCTACTGCAACGTGGCGCGCGCCCGCGCCGCCGGCGTGGAATACGAGGTGGTCGTGGCGCCCGTCCATTTCCTCTCGGCCACCTTCGGATTCACCCACCTCGACACCCGTGTGCTCTCTGCCGGGTTCGACACCACCACCGGCGGTCTCTATCACCTCGGTCAGCCGCTCATCCGGCGGCCCGCGACGAGCTGGAATGCCGCCCTATCGGCCGTCTCTGCGTCGCACGGGTCGGTTGACGTGCAGTTCGCATACGTGGGACGACGGGCCGATCGCGACTTCAGGCCGTATCCTGCGGTGGCGGTGACCATGCCGGCGTATCTCCGCGTGGACCTGGGCGCTTCGTATCCGGTTACCCCACTGCCCGGCGATCGCGGTACCACGCTCACCCTGCGTGTTCAGAATCTCACCGGGGCACGGTATCAGTCGGTGTTCAATTTTCTCGCCCCGGGCCGTACCATCCTCGCCGGCTTTCGGGTGATGCTTTAA
- a CDS encoding ABC transporter ATP-binding protein: MIAFERVVVRYRDAERDAVHDVSFDATRGRMTAIVGPNGSGKSTLVRALLGRQPLRSGRITVDGRDAAGLSRQEVARQVAVVTQREELAFPTPVSDYVALGRFPYRGAWRGSVAADREAIARGVALAGVGALLDREVDTLSGGEWQRVRIARALAQGGESLVLDEPTTYLDIAHEMEAFELLGQLTREGMAVLLVSHQLNLVARFAEWMVLLHEGTVASSGTPDDVMRGEILERVYGWPLVVTRDPAVGAPALVPLRGRARAAPPPAASSSRDP; this comes from the coding sequence GTGATTGCCTTCGAACGCGTGGTCGTCCGTTATCGCGACGCCGAGCGCGACGCGGTGCACGACGTGAGTTTCGACGCAACCCGCGGTCGCATGACTGCGATCGTCGGACCGAACGGCAGCGGCAAGAGCACACTGGTGCGCGCGCTGCTCGGTCGCCAGCCGCTCCGTTCGGGGCGCATCACGGTCGATGGGCGCGACGCGGCCGGCCTGTCGCGTCAGGAAGTCGCTCGCCAGGTGGCCGTGGTCACGCAGCGCGAGGAGCTGGCGTTTCCCACGCCGGTGAGCGACTACGTGGCGCTCGGGCGCTTTCCCTACCGCGGCGCATGGCGCGGCAGCGTGGCTGCCGACCGCGAGGCGATCGCACGCGGGGTGGCGCTGGCCGGCGTCGGCGCGTTGCTCGATCGCGAGGTGGACACGCTGTCGGGCGGCGAGTGGCAGCGCGTGCGGATCGCGCGCGCCCTCGCCCAAGGCGGGGAATCCCTGGTGCTCGACGAACCGACCACGTACCTCGACATCGCCCACGAAATGGAAGCATTCGAATTGCTCGGCCAACTCACCCGGGAAGGGATGGCGGTACTGCTGGTGAGCCACCAGTTGAACCTCGTGGCGCGGTTCGCCGAGTGGATGGTGCTGCTCCACGAAGGGACAGTCGCGTCATCGGGCACGCCCGACGACGTCATGCGGGGTGAGATCCTCGAGCGCGTGTACGGGTGGCCACTCGTGGTCACGCGCGATCCCGCCGTGGGGGCGCCTGCCCTCGTGCCGCTGCGCGGCCGCGCACGCGCGGCTCCACCACCGGCCGCTTCCTCCTCCAGGGATCCATGA
- a CDS encoding iron ABC transporter permease, which yields MTRRAWRWTAAAGVLVLFALLGVALGSVRLTLDESFRALLGQGDPNVVTIVRVLRVPRVALAVLVGAGLGMSGASLQGVMRNPLAEPYLLGVSGGAAVGAVIAVALGAGAGFVPLAAFAGAVVAVTVAFAVAHAVPGRGDARVLLMAGVIVGAFANAAIMLLLANANPNVMRGALWWMMGSVSDATWSQVGWLAAYVAGGGALLVGWGREIDILALGEEAAAGLGLDADRAARRVYLVASLLAAATVAAAGLVGFVGLVVPHIARRLGVGAQRGVILGSALVGAALVVAADVAARTALPPAELPLGAVTAIIGVPFFLVQLRRLR from the coding sequence GTGACCCGCCGCGCGTGGCGGTGGACGGCGGCGGCCGGCGTCCTGGTGTTGTTCGCGCTGCTCGGCGTCGCGCTGGGGAGCGTGCGCCTCACGCTCGACGAATCGTTCCGCGCGCTGTTGGGACAGGGGGACCCCAACGTGGTAACGATCGTGCGCGTGCTGCGCGTTCCGCGCGTGGCGCTGGCCGTGCTCGTGGGTGCGGGACTCGGTATGAGCGGCGCGTCGCTCCAAGGCGTGATGCGCAACCCGCTGGCCGAGCCGTATCTGTTGGGCGTGTCCGGGGGCGCCGCCGTGGGGGCCGTGATCGCCGTCGCGCTCGGCGCCGGGGCAGGGTTCGTGCCCCTGGCTGCATTCGCCGGAGCGGTGGTGGCGGTGACGGTGGCGTTCGCGGTCGCTCACGCGGTTCCGGGTCGGGGCGATGCCCGCGTGCTGCTCATGGCCGGTGTGATCGTCGGTGCGTTCGCCAATGCCGCGATCATGCTCCTCCTAGCCAACGCCAATCCGAACGTCATGCGGGGCGCGCTGTGGTGGATGATGGGTTCGGTGAGCGACGCGACCTGGTCCCAGGTGGGATGGCTGGCTGCATACGTGGCCGGTGGCGGTGCGCTGCTCGTTGGCTGGGGGCGCGAGATCGACATTCTGGCGCTCGGCGAGGAGGCGGCGGCCGGTCTCGGATTGGATGCCGATCGCGCGGCACGCCGGGTGTATCTCGTGGCGTCGCTTCTCGCCGCGGCAACGGTCGCGGCTGCCGGGCTGGTGGGGTTCGTGGGGCTCGTCGTGCCGCACATCGCGCGGCGGCTGGGCGTCGGGGCCCAGCGCGGCGTCATCCTGGGGAGCGCGCTCGTCGGCGCCGCGCTCGTGGTGGCGGCGGATGTCGCGGCGCGCACCGCGCTGCCGCCAGCCGAGCTGCCGCTCGGTGCGGTGACCGCGATCATCGGCGTGCCGTTCTTCCTCGTCCAACTGCGGAGGCTCCGGTGA